Below is a window of Thermodesulfobacteriota bacterium DNA.
GGCGATTCGGGCGGAGACGCGGACAGTGGACCTGGCGGCCCGCTACGGGGGGGAGGAGTTCGTTGTGATCCTCCCCTCCACGGACGGACGGGAAGCCCGCTTCCTCGCCGAACGCATCCGCAAGCGGTTCGACTGCTCGTGCTGATCAACTGGGCCTGGGACTACAGCGTGTACCAGCGGGCGGCTCGGGTGGTGTTTCCCTCCAACCCCGAAGTGCTGCTCCGGCCTCCTCCCGGAGGAGCCCACCCCGCCGGGAGCGTCGACCTCCCGGGATCGGAGAGACCATGGCGGCGACCTGGACCAGAGACCCGGCCTCCACCGAGGGGCCCGTGACCCTCGAGGCAAGCCAACGGGGGGCGACCCTGAGGGTGGTCGAGCGGGGCAACCACTGGTTCGCCTCGGTGACCTTCCCCGACGGCACCCAGTGGTCCCAGGCGTGCCGGACCGAGGAGGAAGCCAAGACCCTGGCCCTGCGGGCGGCGGAGGCCCCCCAGGAGTAAGAAGCCCGGAGCCGGAGTCCATCGCGAGGCTGCGCCTCAGGCCGTCGAGGCGTGGGCGGGCCGGGGGCCTCCCCTGCGGCGGCGCTGGAGGCAGCGCCCGGCGGGGACTGCCTGTCTGAACGGGTATTTCGAGGAGCCTCTCGGCTCAATCGGGCTTCAAGCCGTGGACGGCTTCCGCCGGCGCCAGTACCTTCGTTGCCAAGGACCTTGCCCGTCTCGGGAGAAACCCGCGAGCGCAGGCGTCTGCCCCCCACGCGCCGCCCGGATCGACACCGGGCCCGGAGGCTCCCATGGCCAAGCTGCCCCAGACGTTTCGCTTCTTGGGGGCGGGCTGGGCGATCCTGCACCTGGTCGCCATCCCGCTGGTTTTCTACCTCGGCTGCCTCTACTGCAGGCTTCGTTGACCGCGGGCGCCCGGCCCCGGGAAAGGAGAGACCGCGTGGACGTCGACCGCATCACCGTGGATCAGGTGCAGGCCTGGGTCGACGCGGGCCGGCCGGTGGCGCCCAAGCCAGCGGGGTGAGGAGCCGCGGGGAGCCCGCCGGGGCGAAGACGCCGTGCTTCACGCCACCCAGACGGACTTGATGTTCACGAACTCCCGGATGCCGAAGCCGGAGAGCTCGCGGCCGTAGCCGCTCTGCTTGATGCCGCCGAAGGGCAGGCGGGGGTCGGAGCGCACGCTGGCGTTGACGAAGCAGCAGCCGGCCTCGAGCTCCTCGGCGGCCAGGCGCTCGCCCGCGGCCGGGGAGCCGGTGAAGACCGCGGCACCCAGGCCGAAAGCGGTGTCGTTGGCCATCCGGAGCGCCTCCTCGTCGTCCCTCGCCACCAGCACGGCGGCCACCGGTCCGAAGAGCTCCTCCTCGTAGGCCGGCATTCCCGGCGTCACCTCGGTGAGCACCGTGGCCGGGTAGAAGAAGCCGGGACCCGAGGGGAAACGTCCCCCCAGCAGGCAGCGGGCGCCCCGCTTGGTGCTCTCCATGACCTGCCCATGGAGGCGGTCTCGCAGGTCCCCACGGGCCAGGGGTCCGAGCTCGGTCTCCTCCCGGAGGGGATCCCCCGCCCGGACCGCCTCCATTCGTTCGACAACGCGCGCCTCGAACTGCGCCCGCACGGCCTCGACCACGATGAGCCGCTTGGCAGCGATGCAGCTCTGGCCCGAATTGGTCAACCGGCTCTTCACGCAGATCCTCGCGGCTTCGTCTACGTCCGCGTCCGCCAGGACCACGTAGGGATCGCTCCCCCCGAGCTCCAGCACCGTTTTCTTCAGGGCCTGCCCGGCTTGGCGGGCCACTTCCCGGCCGGCGCGGACGCTGCCCGTCAGGGTGACGCCCTTCACCCGGGGGTCCTCGATCAGTCCGGGCACGTGCTCCACCGGCACGAGGAGCGAGCGGAAGAGCCCCTCCGGGAAGCCGGCCTCTCGAAA
It encodes the following:
- a CDS encoding diguanylate cyclase — protein: MRAETRTVDLAARYGGEEFVVILPSTDGREARFLAERIRKRFDCSC
- a CDS encoding NAD-dependent succinate-semialdehyde dehydrogenase, producing the protein MTFTSVNPCTGEPVDSYSAATSDEVERAVGGAREAFRGWRRSDFADRTRCLREAARLLRNRAGEYARLMAVEMGKPVRSGRAEAEKCAWVCDYYAEHGPSQLAPQAVATDASRSFVSFQPLGVILAIMPWNFPFWQVLRFAAPNLMAGNAALLKHAPNVPGCALALEELFREAGFPEGLFRSLLVPVEHVPGLIEDPRVKGVTLTGSVRAGREVARQAGQALKKTVLELGGSDPYVVLADADVDEAARICVKSRLTNSGQSCIAAKRLIVVEAVRAQFEARVVERMEAVRAGDPLREETELGPLARGDLRDRLHGQVMESTKRGARCLLGGRFPSGPGFFYPATVLTEVTPGMPAYEEELFGPVAAVLVARDDEEALRMANDTAFGLGAAVFTGSPAAGERLAAEELEAGCCFVNASVRSDPRLPFGGIKQSGYGRELSGFGIREFVNIKSVWVA